One part of the Ursus arctos isolate Adak ecotype North America unplaced genomic scaffold, UrsArc2.0 scaffold_14, whole genome shotgun sequence genome encodes these proteins:
- the LOC113250074 gene encoding olfactory receptor 2Z1-like gives MRESNQSMISDFTLMGLFSHSGPHLVLFSLVAIIFTMGLLGNAVLLFLIHTDSRLHTPMYFLLSQLSLLDVGFPLVTIPKMAADFLQGEGSISFGGCAAQMFFLMLMGVSEGVLLSLMSYDRYVAVCHPLHYPVLMRRQVCLLMVGTSWLSGVLVASIQTSITLHFPYCASHTVDHFFCELPALLKLSCADTSAYELSLSISGVLILLLPLSLITTSYSHVLRAVLHMHSAEARHKAFTTCSSHITVVGLFYGAAMFMYMVPGTYHSPQQDNVVSLFYSLVTPMLNPLIYSLRNREVRMALVKVLGRTGFRSEMTCWRILHCSQDPPLQLRPVSFAVHVVQGVL, from the coding sequence ATGAGAGAATCAAATCAGTCAATGATCTCGGACTTCACTCTCATGGGGCTCTTCAGCCACTCAGGGCCACATCTGGTCCTGTTCTCCCTTGTGGCTATCATATTCACTATGGGCCTTCTGGGCAATGCTGTCCTGCTCTTCCTGATCCACACAGACTCCAGGCTCCACACTCCCATGTACTTCCTGCTCAGTCAACTCTCCCTATTGGATGTTGGCTTTCCATTGGTCACCATCCCCAAGATGGCAGCTGACTTCCTGCAAGGAGAGGGTTCCATCTCCTTCGGGGGTTGTGCAGCTCAGATGTTCTTCCTGATGCTGATGGGTGTCTCTGAAGGTGTCCTGCTATCCCTCATGTCTTACGACCGCTATGTTGCCGTGTGCCACCCCCTGCATTATCCTGTGCTCATGAGACGTCAGGTCTGCCTGCTCATGGTGGGCACCTCCTGGTTGTCAGGTGTGCTTGTGGCCTCCATCCAGACCTCCATCACCCTGCACTTCCCCTACTGTGCCTCACACACTGTGGATCACTTCTTCTGTGAGCTGCCTGCTCTGCTGAAGCTCTCTTGTGCAGACACATCCGCGTATGAGTTGTCGCTGTCCATCTCAGGGGTGCTGATCTTGCTGCTGCCCCTGTCACTCATCACCACCTCCTACAGCCATGTGTTGAGGGCTGTTCTCCACATGCACTCTGCCGAGGCCAGACACAAGGCCTTCACCACCTGCTCCTCGCACATCACTGTGGTGGGGCTGTTTTATGGGGCAGCCATGTTCATGTACATGGTTCCAGGCACCTACCACAGCCCACAGCAGGACAATGTGGTTTCCCTCTTCTACAGCCTTGTTACCCCCATGCTCAACCCCCTCATCTATAGCCTGAGAAACCGAGAGGTTCGAATGGCTTTGGTCAAGGTCCTTGGAAGAACTGGTTTTAGGTCAGAGATGACCTGCTGGAGGATTCTGCattgttcccaggaccctccctTACAGTTGAGGCCTGTTTCATTTGCAGTTCATGTGGTGCAAGGTGTACTATAA